From Streptomyces sp. Edi4, one genomic window encodes:
- a CDS encoding ATP-binding cassette domain-containing protein, with amino-acid sequence MVHVSATPVLALRGVSKRFGAVQALTDVELEVHAGEVLALVGDNGAGKSTLVKTIAGVHPIDDGVIEWEGKAVQIGKPNDAQNLGIATVYQDLALCDNIDVVGNLYLGRELKKRGILDEVEMERRSRELLTTLSIRIPSVRIPIASLSGGQRQTVAIARSMLGEPKLVILDEPTAALGVEQTAQVLDLVERLRERGHAVVLISHNMADVKAVADKVAVLRLGRNNGVFDVKATSQEEIISAITGATDNAVTRRAARNAEVQK; translated from the coding sequence ATGGTTCACGTGTCCGCTACGCCCGTGTTGGCGTTGCGCGGGGTCTCCAAGCGGTTCGGTGCCGTTCAGGCGCTCACCGACGTAGAGCTTGAAGTCCACGCCGGTGAAGTGCTCGCCCTGGTGGGCGACAACGGCGCCGGAAAGTCCACGCTGGTCAAGACGATCGCCGGCGTGCACCCCATCGATGACGGCGTCATCGAGTGGGAAGGCAAGGCCGTCCAGATCGGCAAGCCGAACGACGCCCAGAACCTGGGCATCGCGACCGTCTACCAAGACCTCGCGCTGTGCGACAACATCGACGTCGTCGGCAACCTCTACCTCGGCCGGGAGCTGAAGAAGCGCGGCATCCTCGACGAGGTCGAGATGGAGCGCCGCTCGCGCGAGCTCCTGACCACGCTGTCGATCCGCATCCCGAGCGTGCGCATCCCGATCGCCTCGCTCTCCGGCGGCCAGCGCCAGACCGTGGCCATCGCCCGCTCGATGCTCGGCGAGCCCAAGCTCGTCATCCTCGACGAGCCGACCGCCGCCCTCGGCGTCGAGCAGACCGCGCAGGTCCTCGACCTGGTGGAGCGGCTGCGCGAGCGCGGCCACGCGGTCGTCCTCATCAGCCACAACATGGCCGATGTGAAGGCCGTCGCCGACAAGGTCGCGGTGCTCAGGCTCGGCCGCAACAACGGTGTCTTCGATGTGAAGGCCACCTCGCAGGAAGAGATCATCTCCGCCATCACCGGAGCCACGGACAACGCCGTGACCCGTCGTGCGGCGCGCAACGCGGAGGTTCAGAAGTGA
- a CDS encoding sugar ABC transporter permease: MSTDKTSPAGLGKAHAAPVDAPPAADAAVTAVDPRLLVREQGFGGYVGELKRKVRAGDLGALPVIIGLVIICVVFQSLNSNFLTAGNLSDISVAMVGTGMIAVGIVFVLLLGEIDLSVGSVSGLAGGAFAVLSVTHGMSQWLALVLSILTGAVAGAVHGYIFARIGVPAFAVTLAGLLFWSGFMLKILGDNGTINTSETGVFYDLSNYFFSDVAVAYGAAAVAVAVYFASAFFDSRRREAANVPSRPLGEIALRTALLAVVAFAAAYMFNQNKGLPLAVVIFLLVLVLTDFVLRRTSYGRMIFALGGSVEASRRAGINIVWVRTSVFAISGTFAAIGGLFLASKISAANQGAGSGELLMNAIAAAVIGGTSLFGGRGRTWNALLGVLVIVSIQYGLALEGVAAAIQQMITGGVLLLTVIIDAVTRKTQKSAGRA, encoded by the coding sequence GTGAGCACCGACAAGACCTCCCCGGCCGGCCTCGGCAAGGCGCACGCCGCCCCGGTCGACGCGCCGCCCGCGGCCGACGCCGCCGTCACGGCCGTCGACCCCCGTCTGCTCGTGCGCGAGCAGGGCTTCGGCGGCTACGTCGGCGAGCTGAAGCGCAAGGTCCGCGCCGGTGACCTGGGCGCCCTGCCCGTCATCATCGGCCTGGTCATCATCTGCGTCGTCTTCCAGAGCCTGAACTCCAACTTCCTCACCGCGGGCAACCTCTCCGACATCTCCGTCGCCATGGTGGGCACGGGCATGATCGCGGTGGGCATCGTCTTCGTGCTGCTGCTCGGCGAGATCGACCTGTCCGTCGGCTCGGTGAGCGGCCTCGCGGGCGGCGCCTTCGCGGTCCTCAGCGTCACCCACGGCATGTCCCAGTGGCTCGCCCTGGTCCTGTCCATCCTCACGGGTGCGGTGGCGGGCGCCGTCCACGGCTACATCTTCGCCAGGATCGGCGTCCCCGCCTTCGCCGTCACCCTGGCCGGTCTGCTCTTCTGGAGCGGATTCATGCTGAAGATCCTCGGCGACAACGGCACGATCAACACGAGCGAGACGGGCGTCTTCTACGACCTGTCGAACTACTTCTTCAGCGATGTCGCGGTCGCCTACGGCGCCGCCGCCGTCGCGGTCGCCGTGTACTTCGCGTCCGCCTTCTTCGACAGCCGCCGCCGTGAGGCCGCGAACGTCCCCTCCCGCCCGCTGGGCGAGATCGCGCTGCGCACCGCGCTGCTGGCGGTGGTGGCCTTCGCCGCCGCGTACATGTTCAACCAGAACAAGGGCCTGCCGCTCGCGGTGGTCATCTTCCTGCTGGTGCTGGTCCTCACCGACTTCGTGCTGCGCCGCACCTCCTACGGCCGCATGATCTTCGCGCTCGGCGGCAGCGTCGAGGCCTCGCGCCGCGCCGGTATCAACATCGTGTGGGTGCGCACCTCGGTCTTCGCGATCTCCGGCACCTTCGCGGCCATCGGCGGCCTCTTCCTCGCCTCCAAGATCAGCGCCGCCAACCAGGGCGCCGGCAGCGGCGAGCTCCTGATGAACGCGATCGCGGCGGCCGTCATCGGCGGCACCAGCCTCTTCGGCGGCCGCGGCCGCACCTGGAACGCGCTCCTGGGTGTGCTGGTCATCGTCTCGATCCAGTACGGCCTGGCGCTCGAAGGCGTCGCGGCGGCCATTCAGCAGATGATCACCGGCGGTGTGCTGCTGCTCACCGTGATCATCGACGCCGTCACCCGGAAGACCCAGAAGTCCGCGGGCCGCGCCTGA
- the dxs gene encoding 1-deoxy-D-xylulose-5-phosphate synthase, with translation MPLLTRIRGPRDLDRLNPEQLDQLAAEIRTFLVDAVSKTGGHLGPNLGVVELTIALHRVFESPKDRVLWDTGHQSYVHKLLTGRQDFSRLKMKGGLSGYPARAESEHDVIENSHASTVLGWADGLAKANEVLKKDDHVVAVIGDGALTGGMAWEALNNIAAAKDRPLVIVVNDNERSYAPTIGGLANHLATLRTTDGYERFLAKGKDLLERTPVVGRPLYETLHGAKKGLKDFIAPQGMFEDLGLKYVGPIDGHDIEALESALQRAKRFGGPVIVHCLTEKGRGYQPALADEADRFHAVGKIHPDTGLPVSTSGLDWTSVFGEEMVKLGKERADIVAITAAMLQPVGLDKFAKAFPERVYDVGIAEQHAAVSAAGLATGGLHPVFAVYATFLNRAFDQVLMDVALHQCGVTFVLDRAGVTGTDGASHNGMWDMSLLQVVPGLRIAAPRDAEQVRAQLREAVQVEDAPTVVRFSKGAVGPAVQAVGRVGGMDVLREPSSAAVRPDVLLVSVGALAPMCLEVADLLDAQGISTTVVDPRWVKPVDEAMAPLAEKHRVVVTVEDNSRAGGVGSAISQALRDAGVDVPLRDFGIPPRFLDHASRGEVLAEIGLTAPDIARQVTGLVSKLDGRFEENSTAVEPARD, from the coding sequence GTGCCGCTGCTTACCCGCATCAGGGGACCGCGCGATCTTGACCGGCTCAACCCGGAGCAGCTCGACCAGCTGGCGGCAGAGATCCGGACCTTCCTGGTGGACGCGGTCTCCAAGACCGGCGGACACCTCGGTCCGAACCTCGGTGTGGTGGAACTGACCATCGCACTGCACCGCGTCTTCGAGTCCCCCAAGGACCGGGTCCTGTGGGACACCGGACACCAGAGTTACGTCCACAAGCTCCTGACGGGGCGCCAGGACTTCTCGCGGCTGAAGATGAAGGGCGGCCTCTCGGGCTACCCGGCGCGCGCCGAGTCGGAGCACGACGTCATCGAGAACAGCCACGCCTCCACGGTCCTCGGCTGGGCCGACGGCCTCGCCAAGGCGAACGAGGTCCTGAAGAAGGACGACCACGTCGTGGCCGTCATCGGCGACGGCGCGCTGACCGGCGGCATGGCCTGGGAAGCGCTGAACAACATCGCCGCCGCCAAGGACCGCCCCCTGGTGATCGTGGTCAACGACAACGAGCGTTCGTACGCGCCGACCATCGGCGGCCTCGCCAACCACCTCGCCACCCTGCGCACCACCGACGGCTACGAGCGCTTCCTGGCCAAGGGCAAGGACCTCCTGGAGCGCACTCCGGTCGTCGGCAGGCCGCTGTACGAGACGCTGCACGGCGCCAAGAAGGGCCTGAAGGACTTCATCGCCCCGCAGGGCATGTTCGAGGACCTGGGCCTGAAGTACGTCGGCCCGATCGACGGCCACGACATCGAGGCCCTGGAGTCGGCGCTCCAGCGCGCCAAGCGCTTCGGCGGCCCGGTCATCGTGCACTGCCTCACCGAGAAGGGCCGCGGCTACCAGCCGGCCCTCGCCGACGAGGCCGACCGCTTCCACGCCGTCGGCAAGATCCACCCGGACACCGGCCTTCCCGTGTCGACCTCCGGTCTCGACTGGACCTCGGTGTTCGGTGAGGAGATGGTCAAGCTCGGCAAGGAGCGCGCGGACATCGTCGCGATCACCGCGGCCATGCTCCAGCCGGTGGGCCTCGACAAGTTCGCCAAGGCGTTCCCCGAGCGGGTCTACGACGTCGGCATCGCCGAGCAGCACGCGGCGGTCTCCGCGGCCGGCCTGGCCACCGGCGGTCTGCACCCCGTCTTCGCGGTGTACGCCACCTTCCTCAACCGCGCCTTCGACCAGGTCCTCATGGATGTCGCCCTGCACCAGTGCGGTGTGACGTTCGTGCTGGACCGGGCCGGTGTCACCGGCACCGACGGCGCCTCGCACAACGGCATGTGGGACATGTCGCTCCTCCAGGTCGTGCCGGGCCTCAGGATCGCCGCGCCGCGCGACGCCGAGCAGGTCCGCGCCCAGCTGCGCGAGGCCGTCCAGGTGGAGGACGCGCCGACCGTGGTGCGCTTCTCCAAGGGCGCGGTCGGGCCCGCCGTCCAGGCCGTCGGCCGCGTCGGCGGCATGGACGTGCTGCGCGAGCCCTCGTCGGCCGCGGTCCGCCCCGACGTGCTCCTGGTCTCCGTCGGTGCGCTCGCGCCGATGTGCCTAGAGGTCGCCGATCTGCTCGACGCCCAGGGCATCTCGACCACCGTGGTCGACCCGCGCTGGGTCAAGCCGGTCGACGAGGCCATGGCGCCGCTCGCCGAGAAGCACCGCGTCGTGGTCACCGTCGAGGACAACAGCCGCGCGGGCGGCGTCGGTTCGGCCATCAGCCAGGCGCTGCGGGACGCGGGCGTGGACGTGCCGCTGCGCGACTTCGGCATTCCGCCGCGCTTCCTCGACCACGCCTCGCGCGGCGAGGTGCTGGCGGAGATCGGTCTGACCGCCCCCGACATCGCCCGTCAGGTCACCGGCCTGGTCTCCAAGCTGGACGGACGCTTCGAGGAGAACAGCACGGCGGTGGAGCCCGCCCGCGACTGA
- a CDS encoding sugar ABC transporter substrate-binding protein has protein sequence MRRAAVAVAATAMAVSLAACGSAKESGGGTKSSGGSKKGDDLKIGLLLPENQTARYEKFDKPLIEAKVKELTGGKGQIVYANAKQDATTQNQQADTMITNKVDALIVDSVDSKAIAGSVKKAKQAGIPVVAFDRLAEGPIDSYVSFDNEEVGHVQGKALLEALGDKAKSGDIVMMNGAVTDPNAALFKKGAHAELDGKVNIGKEYDTKEWKPENANANMEGALSALGKDKVIGVYSANDGMAGGIITALKAAGLSKLPPVTGQDAELAGVQRILSGEQYMSVYKSYPQEDAIAAEMAVKLAKGQDLGSIAPKKLDSPTTKGVPSNIVPVVSLTKANVNDTVIKDKIYTVAEICTPTYKAACDAAGVK, from the coding sequence ATGCGTCGTGCCGCTGTAGCCGTTGCCGCCACCGCGATGGCCGTCTCACTCGCCGCCTGTGGCAGCGCCAAGGAGTCGGGCGGCGGCACCAAGTCGTCCGGCGGGTCCAAGAAGGGCGACGACCTCAAGATCGGTCTGCTGCTCCCCGAGAACCAGACCGCGCGGTACGAGAAGTTCGACAAGCCGCTGATCGAGGCCAAGGTCAAGGAGCTGACCGGCGGCAAGGGCCAGATCGTCTACGCGAACGCCAAGCAGGACGCGACGACCCAGAACCAGCAGGCCGACACGATGATCACCAACAAGGTGGACGCGCTCATCGTGGACTCGGTCGACTCCAAGGCCATCGCCGGCTCGGTCAAGAAGGCCAAGCAGGCCGGCATCCCGGTCGTCGCCTTCGACCGTCTCGCCGAGGGTCCCATCGACTCCTACGTGTCCTTCGACAACGAGGAAGTCGGACACGTGCAGGGCAAGGCCCTCCTGGAGGCCCTGGGCGACAAGGCCAAGTCCGGCGACATCGTCATGATGAACGGCGCCGTCACCGACCCGAACGCCGCGCTCTTCAAGAAGGGCGCCCACGCCGAGCTCGACGGCAAGGTGAACATCGGGAAGGAGTACGACACCAAGGAGTGGAAGCCCGAGAACGCCAACGCCAACATGGAGGGCGCGCTCTCCGCCCTGGGCAAGGACAAGGTCATCGGCGTCTACTCCGCCAACGACGGCATGGCGGGCGGCATCATCACCGCCCTCAAGGCGGCCGGTCTCTCCAAGCTCCCGCCGGTCACCGGCCAGGACGCCGAGCTCGCGGGTGTGCAGCGGATTCTCTCCGGCGAGCAGTACATGAGCGTCTACAAGTCCTACCCGCAGGAGGACGCGATCGCCGCCGAGATGGCGGTCAAGCTCGCCAAGGGCCAGGACCTCGGCTCGATCGCCCCGAAGAAGCTGGACTCGCCGACCACCAAGGGCGTGCCGTCCAACATCGTCCCGGTCGTCTCGCTGACCAAGGCCAACGTCAACGACACCGTGATCAAGGACAAGATCTACACGGTCGCCGAGATCTGCACGCCGACCTACAAGGCCGCCTGCGACGCGGCCGGCGTCAAGTAG
- a CDS encoding amino acid permease, giving the protein MASTGLFRTKSIEQSIQDTEEPEHALKKSLSALDLTVFGVGVIIGTGIFVLTGKVAKENAGPGVSLAFVAAGIVCALAALCYAEFASTVPVAGSAYTFSYASLGELPAWIIGWDLVLEFALGTAVVAVGWSGYVRSLLDNAGWHLPAALGGRDGAHGFGFDILAAALVLVLTGILVLGMKLSARVTTVVVAIKVTVVLIVIIAGAFFITSSNYSPFIPPAQPQTAGSDLKAPLIQLMSGYAPTNFGVMGIFTAASVVFFAFIGFDIVATAAEETKNPQRDMPRGILGSLLVCTVLYVLVSIVVTGMEHYTKLSVDAPLADAFKSTGHPFFAGVISFGAAVGLTTVCMILLLGQTRVFFAMSRDGLLPRFFSHVHPRFRTPHRPTILLGVIIAIVAGFTSLSELADLVNIGTLFAFVVVSVGVVILRHTRPDLPRAFRTPLVPWVPALAVAASLWLMINLPAETWIRFGVWMVIGVVFYFGYGRRHSRLETRAGRDSR; this is encoded by the coding sequence GTGGCCAGTACCGGTCTGTTCCGGACCAAATCGATCGAGCAGTCAATCCAGGACACAGAGGAGCCAGAACACGCGCTCAAAAAGTCCCTGTCCGCTCTCGACCTCACCGTTTTCGGGGTCGGCGTCATCATCGGCACCGGCATCTTCGTCCTCACGGGCAAGGTCGCCAAGGAGAACGCGGGGCCGGGCGTCTCGCTCGCGTTCGTGGCCGCCGGCATCGTCTGCGCGCTCGCCGCGCTGTGCTACGCCGAGTTCGCTTCGACCGTGCCGGTCGCGGGCTCGGCGTACACCTTCTCCTACGCCTCGCTCGGCGAGCTGCCCGCCTGGATCATCGGCTGGGACCTGGTGCTCGAATTCGCCCTCGGCACCGCCGTGGTGGCCGTCGGCTGGTCGGGCTATGTGCGCTCGCTGCTCGACAACGCGGGCTGGCACCTGCCCGCGGCGCTCGGCGGCCGTGACGGCGCGCACGGCTTCGGCTTCGACATCCTGGCGGCCGCCCTGGTCCTGGTGCTCACCGGCATCCTCGTCCTCGGCATGAAGCTCTCCGCCCGGGTCACCACCGTCGTCGTCGCCATCAAGGTGACCGTCGTCCTGATCGTGATCATCGCGGGCGCGTTCTTCATCACCTCCTCCAACTACTCGCCGTTCATCCCCCCGGCCCAGCCGCAGACGGCGGGCAGCGACCTCAAGGCCCCCCTCATCCAGCTGATGTCCGGCTACGCCCCCACCAACTTCGGCGTCATGGGCATCTTCACCGCCGCCTCGGTCGTCTTCTTCGCCTTCATCGGCTTCGACATCGTGGCCACCGCCGCCGAGGAGACCAAGAACCCCCAGCGGGACATGCCGCGCGGCATCCTCGGCTCGCTCCTGGTGTGCACCGTCCTGTACGTCCTCGTCTCCATCGTGGTGACGGGCATGGAGCACTACACCAAGCTGTCGGTGGACGCCCCGCTCGCCGACGCCTTCAAATCCACCGGGCACCCCTTCTTCGCCGGCGTCATCAGCTTCGGCGCCGCCGTGGGCCTGACCACCGTGTGCATGATCCTGCTGCTCGGCCAGACCCGAGTGTTCTTCGCGATGAGCCGGGACGGGCTGCTGCCCCGGTTCTTCTCCCACGTGCACCCGCGCTTTCGCACCCCGCACCGCCCGACCATCCTGCTCGGCGTCATCATCGCGATCGTCGCCGGGTTCACGAGCCTGAGCGAACTGGCCGACCTGGTCAACATCGGCACCCTGTTCGCGTTCGTCGTCGTCTCGGTGGGCGTCGTCATCCTGCGCCACACCCGCCCCGACCTGCCCCGCGCCTTCCGCACCCCGCTGGTGCCCTGGGTGCCCGCGCTCGCGGTGGCCGCGTCGCTGTGGCTGATGATCAACCTGCCCGCCGAGACCTGGATCCGGTTCGGCGTGTGGATGGTGATCGGCGTGGTCTTCTACTTCGGTTACGGCCGCAGGCACAGCCGCCTCGAAACCCGCGCCGGACGCGACTCCCGGTAA